The Seriola aureovittata isolate HTS-2021-v1 ecotype China chromosome 3, ASM2101889v1, whole genome shotgun sequence genome includes a region encoding these proteins:
- the mrpl45 gene encoding 39S ribosomal protein L45, mitochondrial: MAMPMRRTLVVLHRATCSSLMNAEACLDVRHPGPFFLPVRTKKRYFIPPAVGMKGKIEMNAEDRGRAAGVVIRQEYLERPINIACTAGVFDAYIPPEGDARLSTLSKEGLKQRTEQIRQSAGSQLAIRKIKEHDSLFSTKDFAERAQEIFIEAHNALTQFNKEKLHSLVTERCYPEMTRGNRFKTIRWRFVESLEPPRVVHARCPDMVSKGNLYGQVTVRMHSKQTLAVYDRFGRLMLGSEEQPKDVLEYLVIERHLVNPYGRWRLHGKIVPSWAPAKDPIIKTVMIPGPKLSVGEEFDASSIEVPQPEAVQWYK, encoded by the exons ATGGCGATGCCCATGAGGAGGACGCTGGTGGTCCTTCACAGAGCAACATGCAGCAGTTTGATG AACGCAGAGGCCTGTCTGGATGTGCGCCACCCAGGCCCATTTTTCCTGCCAGTTCGGACCAAGAAGCGGTACTTTATCCCTCCAGCAGTGGGGATGAAGGGGAAGATTGAGATGAACGCAGAGGACAGGGGCCGAGCAGCAGGCGTTGTCATCAGGCAGGAGTACCTTGAGAGGCCCATCAACATCGCCTGCACTG CGGGAGTCTTCGACGCCTACATCCCCCCGGAGGGCGACGCTCGTCTCTCCACTCTGTCTAAAGAAGGCCTGAAGCAACGAACGGAACAGATACGACAGAGCGCCGGCTCACAGCTAGC GATTCGTAAAATCAAAGAGCACGACTCTCTGTTCTCAACAAAGGATTTTGCAGAACGAGCTCAAGAAATCTTCATTGAGGCTCACAACGCTCTGACACA GTTCAACAAGGAGAAGCTTCACTCTTTAGTAACAGAGAGATGTTATCCG GAGATGACGAGGGGGAATCGCTTCAAGACGATCCGCTGGAGGTTCGTCGAGTCCCTGGAGCCGCCCAGGGTGGTGCACGCCCGCTGCCCCGACATGGTCAGCAAAGGGAACCTGTACGGCCAGGTGACGGTCCGCATGCACTCCAAACAG ACTCTGGCCGTCTACGACCGCTTCGGGAGGCTGATGCTGGGCAGCGAGGAGCAGCCGAAGGACGTCCTGGAGTACCTGGTTATAGAGCGTCACCTCGTCAACCCCTACGGCCGATGGAGGCTACACGGAAAAATAGTGCCATCCTGGGCTCCCGCCAAAGATCCAATTATTAAG ACTGTCATGATTCCCGGTCCCAAGCTGAGCGTAGGGGAAGAGTTCGACGCCAGCAGCATTGAAGTTCCCCAACCGGAGGCGGTTCAGTGGTACAAATAG
- the npepps gene encoding puromycin-sensitive aminopeptidase isoform X2: protein MPERRPFVRLPTDVYPVNYGLCLKPDLIDFTFEGKLEAVVEVTQATTQIVMNCADIDIITASFAPEGGEEINATGFNYQNEDEKVTLSFPSALQKGSGTLKIDFVGELNDKMKGFYRSKYTTAAGDIRYAAVTQFEATDARRAFPCWDEPAIKATFDIALIVPKDRVALSNMNVIDRKPYPEDENLVEVKFATTPIMSTYLVAFVIGEYDYVESQSSDGVTVRVYTPVGKAEQGKFALEVATKTLPFYKDYFSVPYPLPKIDLIAIADFAAGAMENWGLVTYRETALLIDPKNSCSSSRQWVALVVGHELAHQWFGNLVTMEWWTHLWLNEGFASWIEYLCVDHCFPEYDIWTQFVSADYTRALDLDALDSSHPIEVNVGHPSEVDEIFDAISYSKGASVIRMLHNYIGDEDFRKGMNAYLLKFQHKNASTEDLWDCLEQASGKPIAAVMGSWTKQMGFPIIVVDQEQQGDDRILKLSQKKFCASGPHNGEDCPSWMVPISVCTSEDPKCTKLNVLLDRPETTITLSGVASDQWIKINPGTVGFYRIQYSSSMLESLLPGVRDLSLQPVDRLGLQNDLFSLSRAGMISTVEVLKLMEAFVNEPNYTVWSDLSCNLGVLSSLLSHTDFHEEIQEFIRDLFTPIGLELGWDSKPGEGHLDALLRGLVLGKLGKAGHKPTLEEARRRFKDHVEGKQVLPADLRSPVYLTVLKHGDSATLDTMLKLHKQADMQEEKNRIERVLGAISAPDLIQKVLNFALSEEVRPQDTVSVIGGVAGSSKQGRKAAWKFVKDNWEELYNRYQGGFLISRLIKLTVDGFAIDKMAAEVKSFFESHPAPAAERTVQQCCENILLNAAWLKRDADDIHQYLLQRKAPPV from the exons ATGCCCGAAAGGAGGCCCTTCGTACGGTTACCAACTGACGTTTACCCCGTCAACTACGGCTTATGCCTGAAGCCCGACCTGATCGACTTCACTTTCGAGGGCAAGCTGGAGGCGGTGGTGGAG GTTACACAAGCCACAACTCAGATTGTGATGAACTGTGCTGACATCGACATCATCACGGCTTCCTTTGCaccagagggaggagaag AAATTAACGCTACAGGATTCAACTATCAAAATGAGGATGAAAAAGTCACCCTGTCATTTCCTAGCGCTCTACAGAAAG GCTCTGGCACGTTGAAGATCGACTTTGTTGGGGAGCTGAACGACAAAATGAAAGGATTCTATAGAAGTAAATATACAACCGCTGCTGGAGACATCCGCTACGCTGCTGTCACACAGTTTGAG gCCACGGACGCTCGCAGAGCTTTCCCCTGTTGGGATGAGCCAGCTATCAAAGCCACCTTTGACATCGCTCTGATAGTTCCCAAGGACCGAGTAGCCTTGTCAAATATG AATGTCATTGATCGAAAGCCATATCCGGAGGATGAAAACCTTGTGGAAGTGAAGTTCGCCACCACACCCATCATGTCCACATACCTCGTAGCTTTTGTCATCGGTGAATATGACTATGTGGAGAGCCAATCATCAGATGGTGTAACGGTACGCGTCTACACACCCGTGGGGAAGGCGGAACAAGGGAAATTTGCACTGGAG GTTGCAACTAAGACCTTACCTTTCTACAAAGACTACTTCAGTGTTCCTTATCCTTTGCCTAAAATTGATCTCATAGCTATTGCTGATTTTGCTGCTG GTGCCATGGAGAACTGGGGCCTTGTTACCTACAG gGAGACGGCGCTGCTCATCGACCCGAAGAACTCCTGCTCGTCCTCCAGGCAGTGGGTGGCGCTGGTGGTCGGACACGAGCTCGCGCACCAGTGGTTTGGGAACTTGGTCACCATG gaatGGTGGACCCACCTGTGGCTTAATGAAGGATTTGCTTCCTGGATTGAGTATCTGTGTGTGGACCACTGCTTCCCAGAGTACGACATCTGGACTCAGTTCGTCTCGGCCGACTACACTCGAGCTCTGGACCTGGACGCACTGGACAGCAGCCACCCcatagag GTGAACGTGGGTCATCCATCGGAGGTAGATGAAATCTTTGACGCCATCTCCTACAGCAAAGGAGCCTCTGTGATCCGCATGTTGCACAACTACATAGGAGACGAG GACTTTAGGAAAGGAATGAACGCCTATCTTTTGAAGTTCCAACATAAAAACGCATCGACAG AGGACCTATGGGACTGTCTGGAACAGGCCAGTGGGAAACCCATCGCTGCAGTGATGGGCTCGTGGACCAAGCAGATGGGCTTCCCAATTATTGTAGTGGACCAGGAACAG CAAGGTGACGACCGCATCCTCAAGTTATCTCAGAAGAAGTTCTGCGCCAGTGGACCTCATAACG GTGAGGACTGCCCCAGCTGGATGGTCCCCATTAGTGTTTGTACCAGCGAGGACCCTAAATGCACCAAGCTCAACGTTCTGCTGGACAGACCCGAGACGACTATCACTCTGAGCGGCGTCGCTTCTGACCAGTGGATCAAG ATCAACCCCGGCACCGTGGGCTTCTATCGCATCCAGTACAGCTCGTCCATGCTGGAGAGTCTGCTGCCGGGCGTCAGAGACCTCAGCCTGCAGCCTGTGGACCGACTGGGCCTGCAGAACGACCTCTTCTCCCTG TCCCGCGCCGGGATGATCAGCACGGTGGAGGTGCTGAAGCTGATGGAGGCGTTCGTCAACGAGCCAAACTACACGGTGTGGAGCGACCTCAGCTGCAACCTGGGCGTGCTGTCCTCGCTGCTGTCCCACACCGACTTCCACGAGGAGATCCAGGAGTTCATCCGGGACCTCTTCACCCCCATCGGCCTCGAGCTCGGCTGGGACAGCAAACCAGgagaag GTCACCTGGACGCCCTGTTGAGAGGTCTGGTTCTGGGGAAGCTCGGAAAGGCGGGACACAAACCCACACTGGAAGAGGCCAGACGGAGATTCAAGGACCACGTGGAGGGCAAACAGGTCCTGCCTGCAGACCTCAGGAGCCCG GTGTATTTAACAGTGCTGAAGCATGGAGACAGTGCCACATTGGACACGATGCTGAAG CTCCACAAACAAGCCGACATGCAGGAGGAGAAGAATCGTATCGAGCGAGTGCTCGGCGCCATCTCAGCCCCCGACCTCATTCAGAAAGTCCTCAACTTCGCCCTCTCG GAAGAGGTTCGTCCCCAGGACACGGTGTCAGTAATCGGGGGCGTGGCAGGAAGCAGTAAACAAGGCCGGAAAGCTGCCTGGAAGTTTGTGAAGGACAACTGGGAGGAACTTTACAACCGCTACCAGGGCGGCTTCCTCATATCACGGCTCATCAAg CTCACAGTCGACGGATTCGCTATCgacaaaatggctgctgaagTGAAG AGTTTCTTCGAGAGTCACCCGGCGCCGGCGGCCGAGCGTACGGTGCAGCAGTGCTGCGAGAACATCCTCCTCAACGCCGCCTGGCTGAAGCGCGACGCAGACGACATCCACCAGTATCTACTGCAGCGCAAAGCGCCCCCAGTCTGA
- the npepps gene encoding puromycin-sensitive aminopeptidase isoform X1 — MKGFYRSKYTTAAGDIRYAAVTQFEATDARRAFPCWDEPAIKATFDIALIVPKDRVALSNMNVIDRKPYPEDENLVEVKFATTPIMSTYLVAFVIGEYDYVESQSSDGVTVRVYTPVGKAEQGKFALEVATKTLPFYKDYFSVPYPLPKIDLIAIADFAAGAMENWGLVTYRETALLIDPKNSCSSSRQWVALVVGHELAHQWFGNLVTMEWWTHLWLNEGFASWIEYLCVDHCFPEYDIWTQFVSADYTRALDLDALDSSHPIEVNVGHPSEVDEIFDAISYSKGASVIRMLHNYIGDEDFRKGMNAYLLKFQHKNASTEDLWDCLEQASGKPIAAVMGSWTKQMGFPIIVVDQEQQGDDRILKLSQKKFCASGPHNGEDCPSWMVPISVCTSEDPKCTKLNVLLDRPETTITLSGVASDQWIKINPGTVGFYRIQYSSSMLESLLPGVRDLSLQPVDRLGLQNDLFSLSRAGMISTVEVLKLMEAFVNEPNYTVWSDLSCNLGVLSSLLSHTDFHEEIQEFIRDLFTPIGLELGWDSKPGEGHLDALLRGLVLGKLGKAGHKPTLEEARRRFKDHVEGKQVLPADLRSPVYLTVLKHGDSATLDTMLKLHKQADMQEEKNRIERVLGAISAPDLIQKVLNFALSEEVRPQDTVSVIGGVAGSSKQGRKAAWKFVKDNWEELYNRYQGGFLISRLIKLTVDGFAIDKMAAEVKSFFESHPAPAAERTVQQCCENILLNAAWLKRDADDIHQYLLQRKAPPV, encoded by the exons ATGAAAGGATTCTATAGAAGTAAATATACAACCGCTGCTGGAGACATCCGCTACGCTGCTGTCACACAGTTTGAG gCCACGGACGCTCGCAGAGCTTTCCCCTGTTGGGATGAGCCAGCTATCAAAGCCACCTTTGACATCGCTCTGATAGTTCCCAAGGACCGAGTAGCCTTGTCAAATATG AATGTCATTGATCGAAAGCCATATCCGGAGGATGAAAACCTTGTGGAAGTGAAGTTCGCCACCACACCCATCATGTCCACATACCTCGTAGCTTTTGTCATCGGTGAATATGACTATGTGGAGAGCCAATCATCAGATGGTGTAACGGTACGCGTCTACACACCCGTGGGGAAGGCGGAACAAGGGAAATTTGCACTGGAG GTTGCAACTAAGACCTTACCTTTCTACAAAGACTACTTCAGTGTTCCTTATCCTTTGCCTAAAATTGATCTCATAGCTATTGCTGATTTTGCTGCTG GTGCCATGGAGAACTGGGGCCTTGTTACCTACAG gGAGACGGCGCTGCTCATCGACCCGAAGAACTCCTGCTCGTCCTCCAGGCAGTGGGTGGCGCTGGTGGTCGGACACGAGCTCGCGCACCAGTGGTTTGGGAACTTGGTCACCATG gaatGGTGGACCCACCTGTGGCTTAATGAAGGATTTGCTTCCTGGATTGAGTATCTGTGTGTGGACCACTGCTTCCCAGAGTACGACATCTGGACTCAGTTCGTCTCGGCCGACTACACTCGAGCTCTGGACCTGGACGCACTGGACAGCAGCCACCCcatagag GTGAACGTGGGTCATCCATCGGAGGTAGATGAAATCTTTGACGCCATCTCCTACAGCAAAGGAGCCTCTGTGATCCGCATGTTGCACAACTACATAGGAGACGAG GACTTTAGGAAAGGAATGAACGCCTATCTTTTGAAGTTCCAACATAAAAACGCATCGACAG AGGACCTATGGGACTGTCTGGAACAGGCCAGTGGGAAACCCATCGCTGCAGTGATGGGCTCGTGGACCAAGCAGATGGGCTTCCCAATTATTGTAGTGGACCAGGAACAG CAAGGTGACGACCGCATCCTCAAGTTATCTCAGAAGAAGTTCTGCGCCAGTGGACCTCATAACG GTGAGGACTGCCCCAGCTGGATGGTCCCCATTAGTGTTTGTACCAGCGAGGACCCTAAATGCACCAAGCTCAACGTTCTGCTGGACAGACCCGAGACGACTATCACTCTGAGCGGCGTCGCTTCTGACCAGTGGATCAAG ATCAACCCCGGCACCGTGGGCTTCTATCGCATCCAGTACAGCTCGTCCATGCTGGAGAGTCTGCTGCCGGGCGTCAGAGACCTCAGCCTGCAGCCTGTGGACCGACTGGGCCTGCAGAACGACCTCTTCTCCCTG TCCCGCGCCGGGATGATCAGCACGGTGGAGGTGCTGAAGCTGATGGAGGCGTTCGTCAACGAGCCAAACTACACGGTGTGGAGCGACCTCAGCTGCAACCTGGGCGTGCTGTCCTCGCTGCTGTCCCACACCGACTTCCACGAGGAGATCCAGGAGTTCATCCGGGACCTCTTCACCCCCATCGGCCTCGAGCTCGGCTGGGACAGCAAACCAGgagaag GTCACCTGGACGCCCTGTTGAGAGGTCTGGTTCTGGGGAAGCTCGGAAAGGCGGGACACAAACCCACACTGGAAGAGGCCAGACGGAGATTCAAGGACCACGTGGAGGGCAAACAGGTCCTGCCTGCAGACCTCAGGAGCCCG GTGTATTTAACAGTGCTGAAGCATGGAGACAGTGCCACATTGGACACGATGCTGAAG CTCCACAAACAAGCCGACATGCAGGAGGAGAAGAATCGTATCGAGCGAGTGCTCGGCGCCATCTCAGCCCCCGACCTCATTCAGAAAGTCCTCAACTTCGCCCTCTCG GAAGAGGTTCGTCCCCAGGACACGGTGTCAGTAATCGGGGGCGTGGCAGGAAGCAGTAAACAAGGCCGGAAAGCTGCCTGGAAGTTTGTGAAGGACAACTGGGAGGAACTTTACAACCGCTACCAGGGCGGCTTCCTCATATCACGGCTCATCAAg CTCACAGTCGACGGATTCGCTATCgacaaaatggctgctgaagTGAAG AGTTTCTTCGAGAGTCACCCGGCGCCGGCGGCCGAGCGTACGGTGCAGCAGTGCTGCGAGAACATCCTCCTCAACGCCGCCTGGCTGAAGCGCGACGCAGACGACATCCACCAGTATCTACTGCAGCGCAAAGCGCCCCCAGTCTGA
- the c3h6orf120 gene encoding UPF0669 protein C6orf120 homolog codes for MTDAFIMMLSCSTLVVVLLLSQARGFLSPSEDDGIPEEWVLLHVVQGQIGAGNYSYLRLNHDGRIILHMQSLKGDADLYVSDKTLKPSFDTYKLQSATCGHDVVVVPGDFVRPVGIGIYGHPSHKESEFEMRVFYDQTVPQNPFDTGLYTSEDGRKQTESPQAADEKEESIFWTILIGLLKIILEILF; via the coding sequence ATGACAGATGCCTTCATCATgatgctgagctgcagcacCCTGGTCGTCGTCCTCCTGCTGTCCCAGGCCAGAGGCTTCCTGAGCCCCTCAGAGGACGACGGCATCCCTGAAGAGTGGGTGCTCCTTCATGTGGTTCAGGGCCAGATCGGGGCCGGAAACTACAGCTACCTGCGCCTCAACCACGATGGCAGAATCATCCTCCACATGCAAAGCCTCAAGGGAGACGCAGACCTCTACGTGTCTGATAAAACCCTGAAGCCTAGCTTCGACACCTACAAGCTGCAGTCGGCCACCTGCGGCCACGATGTGGTGGTGGTGCCGGGGGACTTTGTGAGGCCGGTGGGCATCGGCATCTACGGCCACCCGTCTCACAAAGAGAGCGAGTTTGAAATGCGGGTGTTTTACGATCAGACGGTGCCACAGAACCCGTTCGATACGGGCTTGTACACCTCAGAAGATGGACGTAAGCAAACAGAATCTCCTCAGGCAGCAGACGAGAAAGAGGAGTCAATCTTTTGGACAATTCTGATCGGGCTTTTGAAGATTATACTTgagattttgttttga